In one window of Camelina sativa cultivar DH55 chromosome 15, Cs, whole genome shotgun sequence DNA:
- the LOC104747228 gene encoding xyloglucan endotransglucosylase/hydrolase protein 4-like — protein MGVSSSPWALMALFLMATSTMVMAIPPRKAIDVPFGRNYVPTWAFDHQKQFRGGSELQLILDKYTGTGFQSKGSYLFGHFSMHIKLPAGDTAGVVTAFYLSSTNNEHDEIDFEFLGNRTGQPAILQTNVFTGGKGNREQRIYLWFDPSKAYHTYSILWNMYQIVFFVDNIPIRTFKNSKDLGVRFPFNQPMKLYSSLWNADDWATRGGLEKTNWANAPFIASYKGFHIDGCQASVEAKYCATQGRMWWDQKEFRDLDAYQWRRLKWVRSKWTIYNYCTDRTRFPVMPVECKRDRDA, from the exons ATGGGAGTTTCTTCATCTCCATGGGCTCTAATGGCTCTGTTTCTAATGGCTACTTCAACAATGGTGATGGCTATTCCTCCACGCAAGGCCATTGATGTACCCTTTGGCCGTAACTACGTCCCAACTTGGGCTTTTGACCACCAGAAACAGTTCAGAGGTGGTTCCGAACTTCAGCTCATCCTCGATAAATACACTG GGACAGGGTTTCAATCAAAAGGGTCATATTTGTTTGGACATTTCAGTATGCACATAAAGCTTCCGGCTGGTGACACAGCTGGAGTCGTCACAGCATTCTAT CTGTCATCGACCAACAACGAGCATGACGAGATAGACTTCGAGTTTCTTGGGAACAGGACAGGACAACCAGCAATATTGCAGACGAATGTGTTCACAGGAGGAAAAGGAAACAGAGAACAACGCATCTATCTCTGGTTCGATCCATCTAAGGCTTACCACACTTACTCCATCCTCTGGAACATGTACCAGATCGT ATTCTTTGTTGACAACATACCAATCCGAACGTTCAAGAACTCCAAGGATCTAGGAGTGCGTTTCCCATTCAACCAACCGATGAAGCTTTACTCGAGCCTTTGGAACGCAGATGATTGGGCCACGAGAGGCGGTTTAGAGAAAACCAATTGGGCCAATGCACCTTTCATTGCATCCTACAAAGGATTCCACATTGATGGTTGCCAAGCTTCTGTGGAGGCTAAGTACTGTGCCACCCAAGGCCGCATGTGGTGGGACCAAAAGGAATTTCGTGACCTTGACGCTTACCAATGGCGTCGTCTCAAATGGGTCCGCTCGAAGTGGACCATCTACAACTATTGTACCGACCGGACTAGGTTCCCGGTCATGCCAGTGGAATGTAAAAGGGACAGAGACGCATAA